A region of Streptomyces paludis DNA encodes the following proteins:
- a CDS encoding DUF397 domain-containing protein has product MDRSAWRRSSYSTGANNCVEYARTGPGRLAVRDSKEVRRPSLPFSSGAWTAFLSALRERERAH; this is encoded by the coding sequence ATGGACCGCTCCGCATGGCGGCGCAGCAGCTACAGCACGGGGGCCAACAACTGTGTGGAGTACGCCCGCACCGGGCCGGGCCGGCTCGCCGTGCGCGACTCCAAGGAGGTGCGACGGCCGTCGCTGCCCTTCTCCTCAGGGGCGTGGACGGCCTTCCTGTCGGCCCTGCGCGAGCGCGAGCGCGCTCACTGA
- a CDS encoding helix-turn-helix domain-containing protein, whose amino-acid sequence MRHIPLVRRRKLGEELRRLRREAGLTSGETARLLGWHQSKVSRIETGVSGVKAGDLTVLFDALGLGDPHLRSLLSSLAERTGGGPGWWEAYGGAIPTGYRDFISLESQASTAHTLETSVVPGLLQTPGYARAVTRAALDGLPASTVDALVEVRLARQAVLRSATPLRLHAVLDEAVLRRQVGGPEVMREQLRRLAELARLPHVCLQVLPFTVGGYVGLAGPFVIFTFPNIADLDLVVLDHLTNSLFLERKEDLEAYRAAFTTMRGHALSTADSLDLIAGIGAGIGTVP is encoded by the coding sequence ATGCGGCATATTCCACTGGTACGGCGGCGCAAGCTCGGCGAGGAATTGCGGCGGCTGCGCCGGGAGGCGGGGCTGACGAGCGGGGAGACCGCGCGGCTGCTCGGCTGGCACCAGTCGAAGGTGAGCCGGATCGAGACCGGCGTCAGCGGTGTGAAGGCCGGGGATCTGACCGTGCTCTTCGACGCGCTGGGGCTGGGCGATCCCCATCTGCGCTCGCTGCTCAGCTCCCTGGCGGAGCGGACCGGCGGCGGACCCGGCTGGTGGGAGGCGTACGGCGGCGCGATCCCGACGGGATACCGGGACTTCATCAGCCTGGAGTCCCAGGCGAGCACCGCGCACACCCTGGAGACCTCGGTGGTGCCGGGGCTGCTCCAGACGCCCGGCTACGCCCGCGCGGTGACCCGGGCGGCGCTGGACGGGCTGCCGGCGTCGACCGTGGACGCCCTGGTCGAGGTGCGGCTCGCCCGTCAGGCCGTCCTGCGGTCCGCGACACCGCTGCGGCTGCACGCCGTACTCGACGAGGCGGTGCTCCGGCGGCAGGTGGGCGGGCCCGAGGTGATGAGAGAGCAGTTACGACGGCTGGCGGAGCTGGCCCGGCTTCCCCATGTGTGCCTCCAGGTGCTGCCGTTCACTGTCGGCGGCTATGTCGGACTCGCCGGGCCTTTCGTTATTTTCACTTTTCCGAACATCGCTGATCTGGATTTGGTCGTTCTCGACCATTTGACGAATAGCCTCTTTCTGGAGCGGAAAGAAGACCTGGAGGCATACCGCGCCGCGTTCACGACCATGCGCGGACATGCCCTCTCGACAGCGGATTCACTCGATCTCATCGCCGGAATCGGTGCCGGAATCGGCACCGTCCCGTAG
- a CDS encoding urease accessory protein UreF has product MNSQEKGVGAAYGGGGAGLAALLVLADGRFPAGGHAHSGGAEPAVKAGRIRDAAGLAAFCRGRLHTTGLTAAALAAAAAGGLDPLVLDEAADARTPSPALRATARKLGRQLMRAARATWPSAELTALAAARPRGAHQPVVLGLTARAAGLAPRDAAYCALYETVSGPATATVRLLGLDPFEATAVLARLAPELDETAARATEAAGRAAYEGTDALPAASAPLLDIAAEAHAAWPVRLFAS; this is encoded by the coding sequence ATGAACAGTCAGGAAAAGGGAGTGGGGGCGGCGTACGGCGGCGGTGGCGCCGGGCTCGCCGCCCTGCTCGTCCTCGCCGACGGACGCTTCCCGGCCGGCGGCCACGCCCACTCGGGCGGCGCCGAACCCGCCGTCAAGGCGGGCCGGATCCGGGACGCCGCCGGCCTCGCGGCCTTCTGCCGGGGCCGGCTGCACACCACCGGCCTCACCGCGGCGGCGCTCGCCGCCGCGGCGGCCGGCGGGCTCGACCCGCTCGTCCTCGACGAGGCGGCCGACGCCCGTACGCCGTCGCCCGCCCTCCGCGCCACCGCGCGCAAGCTCGGCCGCCAGCTGATGCGGGCCGCCCGGGCCACCTGGCCGAGCGCCGAGCTGACCGCCCTCGCCGCCGCCCGGCCGCGCGGCGCCCACCAGCCGGTGGTCCTCGGCCTCACCGCCCGCGCCGCCGGGCTCGCGCCCCGGGACGCGGCGTACTGCGCGCTGTACGAGACGGTCAGCGGCCCGGCCACCGCCACCGTACGGCTGCTCGGTCTCGACCCCTTCGAGGCCACCGCCGTACTCGCCCGGCTCGCCCCCGAGCTGGACGAGACCGCCGCCCGCGCCACCGAAGCGGCCGGGCGGGCCGCGTACGAGGGCACCGACGCGCTGCCCGCCGCCTCCGCGCCGCTGCTCGACATCGCCGCCGAGGCGCACGCGGCCTGGCCGGTCCGGCTCTTCGCCTCGTAA
- a CDS encoding C40 family peptidase: MTAQTYVPSLLSRTGAVSVLTLAAVGGSVLAPGAAPEAQAATHAVKALKVAASKKGAPYKYGATGPSRFDCSGLTVYSFKKAGKKLPRTAQQQYNKTSHISSAKRRKGDLVFFHSGSNVYHVGIYAGSGKIWHSPKTGAVVRLEKIWSKSVWYGRVG, from the coding sequence ATGACTGCGCAGACATATGTCCCGTCCTTGCTTTCCCGGACCGGTGCCGTTTCGGTCCTCACGCTCGCCGCGGTCGGCGGCTCGGTGCTCGCACCGGGCGCCGCGCCCGAGGCCCAGGCGGCCACCCACGCCGTCAAGGCGCTGAAGGTCGCCGCGTCGAAGAAGGGCGCACCGTACAAGTACGGAGCCACCGGACCGTCCCGGTTCGACTGCTCCGGGCTGACGGTCTACTCGTTCAAGAAGGCCGGCAAGAAGCTCCCGCGCACCGCGCAGCAGCAGTACAACAAGACGTCGCACATCTCCTCCGCCAAGCGGCGCAAGGGTGATCTCGTGTTCTTCCACTCGGGGAGCAACGTCTACCACGTGGGCATCTACGCGGGTTCCGGCAAGATCTGGCACTCGCCGAAGACCGGAGCGGTGGTACGGCTGGAGAAGATCTGGTCCAAGAGCGTCTGGTACGGACGCGTGGGCTGA
- the bioD gene encoding dethiobiotin synthase, producing MPVIIVSGTGTEIGKTVVTAAVAAAALAGGRSVAVLKPAQTGLGPGEPGDVAEAARLAGAVTAVELARYPDPLAPATAARRAGAAPVRPHEIAEAAEKLAAEHDVVLVEGAGGLLVRFDERGATLADAAVLLRAPVLVVAPAGLGTLNATALTTEALRARALTPLGVVIGSWPDTPGLAERCNLSDLPEAAGAPLLGAVPTGAGALPPAEFRTRAASWLAPDLFGTWPGPEPAATGLPA from the coding sequence ATGCCGGTGATCATCGTCTCCGGGACCGGTACGGAGATCGGCAAGACCGTCGTCACGGCGGCCGTCGCGGCGGCGGCGCTGGCCGGGGGCCGCAGCGTCGCCGTACTGAAGCCGGCGCAGACCGGGCTCGGCCCGGGTGAGCCGGGCGATGTGGCGGAGGCCGCGCGGCTGGCGGGCGCGGTGACCGCGGTGGAGCTGGCCCGCTATCCGGACCCGCTGGCGCCCGCGACGGCGGCCCGGCGGGCCGGTGCCGCGCCCGTACGCCCGCACGAGATCGCCGAGGCGGCCGAGAAGCTGGCGGCGGAGCACGATGTGGTGCTGGTCGAGGGGGCGGGCGGGCTGCTCGTACGGTTCGACGAGCGCGGCGCCACGCTCGCGGACGCGGCCGTGCTGCTGCGCGCGCCGGTCCTCGTGGTCGCGCCCGCCGGGCTGGGCACGCTCAACGCGACCGCGTTGACGACGGAGGCGCTGCGGGCGCGGGCGCTGACACCGCTCGGTGTGGTCATCGGCAGCTGGCCCGACACCCCGGGCCTGGCGGAACGCTGCAATCTGTCGGACCTGCCGGAGGCGGCGGGCGCGCCCCTGCTGGGCGCCGTACCGACGGGCGCGGGCGCCCTGCCCCCGGCCGAGTTCCGCACCCGCGCCGCCTCCTGGCTGGCCCCGGACCTCTTCGGCACCTGGCCAGGCCCCGAACCGGCCGCCACCGGCCTACCGGCCTGA
- a CDS encoding urease subunit beta, translating to MIPGEILYAEEPVVLNEGREVTSLTVLNTADRPVQVGSHYHFAETNPGLEFDRAAARGKRLHIAAGTSVRFEPGVPVAVALVPLAGARVVPGLRGETGGPLDD from the coding sequence ATGATTCCCGGAGAGATCCTGTACGCCGAGGAGCCGGTCGTCCTCAACGAGGGCCGCGAGGTCACCTCGCTGACCGTGCTCAACACCGCCGACCGGCCCGTCCAGGTCGGCTCGCACTACCACTTCGCCGAGACCAACCCCGGTCTGGAGTTCGACCGCGCCGCCGCCCGCGGCAAGCGGCTGCACATCGCGGCCGGTACGTCCGTACGGTTCGAGCCGGGCGTCCCCGTCGCCGTCGCCCTTGTCCCGCTGGCCGGAGCGCGGGTCGTGCCGGGTCTGCGCGGAGAGACCGGAGGTCCCCTCGATGACTGA
- the bioB gene encoding biotin synthase BioB, which translates to MDLLNTLVEKGLRRELPTREEALAVLATSDDDLLDVVAAAGKVRRQWFGRRVKLNYLVNLKSGLCPEDCSYCSQRLGSKAEILKYTWLKPDEATKVAAAGVAGGAKRVCLVASGRGPTDRDIDRVSRTIEAIKEQNEEVEVCACLGLLSGGQAERLRAAGADAYNHNLNTSEGTYGDITTTHTYADRVETVRLAREGGLSPCSGLIAGMGESDEDLVDVLFALRELDPDSVPVNFLIPMEGTPLAAEWNLTPQRCLRILAMARFVCPDVEVRLAGGREVHLRSLQPLALHLVNSIFLGDYLTSEGQAGQADLDMIADAGFEVEGAGTPTLPEHRAGGCGSVCGDGAESACGSGAGAESESVAAGSVPAESAAAGATAADVLASRPGLVSVRRRGAGTELAPNA; encoded by the coding sequence ATGGACCTTCTGAACACACTGGTGGAGAAGGGTCTGCGCCGCGAGCTGCCGACCCGCGAAGAAGCGCTCGCCGTACTGGCGACCTCCGACGACGATCTGCTCGACGTGGTGGCCGCGGCCGGGAAGGTGCGGCGGCAGTGGTTCGGGCGGCGGGTGAAGCTCAACTATCTGGTCAATCTGAAGTCCGGGCTCTGCCCCGAGGACTGCTCGTACTGCTCGCAGCGGCTCGGCTCCAAGGCCGAGATCCTGAAGTACACCTGGCTGAAGCCCGACGAGGCGACGAAGGTCGCGGCGGCCGGGGTGGCGGGCGGGGCGAAGCGGGTGTGTCTGGTCGCGAGCGGCCGGGGTCCGACCGACCGGGACATCGACCGGGTCTCGCGGACCATCGAGGCGATCAAGGAGCAGAACGAGGAGGTAGAGGTCTGCGCCTGCCTCGGACTGCTCTCCGGCGGCCAGGCGGAACGGCTGCGGGCGGCGGGGGCCGACGCGTACAACCACAACCTGAACACGTCCGAGGGGACGTACGGCGACATCACGACGACCCACACCTACGCGGACCGGGTCGAGACCGTACGGCTGGCCAGGGAGGGCGGGCTGTCCCCGTGCTCGGGTCTGATCGCCGGGATGGGGGAGAGCGACGAGGACCTGGTCGATGTGCTCTTCGCCCTGCGGGAGCTGGACCCCGACTCGGTGCCGGTCAACTTCCTGATCCCGATGGAGGGGACGCCGCTCGCCGCCGAGTGGAATCTGACCCCGCAGCGCTGCCTGCGCATCCTGGCGATGGCGCGGTTCGTCTGCCCGGATGTGGAGGTCCGGCTCGCGGGCGGGCGCGAGGTGCATCTGCGCTCGTTGCAGCCGCTCGCGCTGCATCTGGTCAACTCCATCTTCCTGGGCGACTATCTGACCAGTGAGGGCCAGGCGGGCCAGGCGGATCTGGACATGATCGCGGACGCCGGTTTCGAGGTGGAGGGCGCGGGTACGCCGACGCTTCCGGAGCATCGCGCGGGCGGCTGCGGGTCGGTGTGCGGCGACGGGGCGGAGTCCGCGTGCGGGTCCGGGGCCGGGGCCGAGTCGGAGTCCGTGGCGGCCGGGTCCGTACCGGCCGAGAGCGCCGCTGCCGGTGCGACCGCCGCTGATGTGCTGGCTTCCCGTCCCGGTCTGGTGTCCGTTCGCCGCCGGGGTGCGGGCACCGAGCTGGCGCCCAATGCCTGA
- a CDS encoding 8-amino-7-oxononanoate synthase: MKQQDPFDWTDDEARHRARAGLVRTLRPRPAEQDLLDLASNDYLGLARHPEVTGAAADAALRWGAGATGSRLVTGSTTLHAELERELAEFCGFESALVLSSGYAANLAALTALTARDGLLLSDAGNHASIVDGCRLSRAETVVVPHAAPDAVAKTLAPHPGRRTLVVSDAVFSVDGDAAPLTELAAVCRAHGAALLADDAHGLGVLGEGGRGTLAAAGLAGAAGVVATLTLSKSLGSQGGAILGPARVIDHLVNAARTFIFDTGLAPAAVGGALAALRLLRREPARADRAREVAGELHRRLTGAGLTAVRPDAAVVSVRAPSPEAAVRWAADCRTAGLAVGCFRPPSVPDGVSRIRLTARADLTERQIGAAVRTVVAAAPEPDQ; encoded by the coding sequence GTGAAGCAGCAGGATCCGTTCGACTGGACCGACGACGAGGCACGCCACCGCGCCCGGGCGGGACTGGTCCGTACGCTCCGGCCGCGTCCGGCGGAGCAGGACCTGCTGGACCTGGCGAGCAACGACTATCTGGGCCTGGCCCGCCACCCCGAGGTGACCGGCGCGGCGGCGGACGCCGCCCTCCGCTGGGGCGCGGGCGCCACCGGCTCCCGGCTGGTCACGGGCAGCACCACCCTCCACGCCGAACTGGAGCGCGAACTGGCCGAATTCTGCGGCTTCGAGTCGGCGCTCGTCCTGTCCTCCGGATACGCCGCCAATCTGGCCGCGCTCACCGCGCTCACCGCCCGCGACGGGCTGCTCCTGTCCGACGCGGGCAACCACGCCTCGATCGTCGACGGCTGCCGGCTCTCCCGCGCCGAGACCGTCGTCGTCCCGCACGCGGCGCCCGACGCCGTCGCCAAGACGCTCGCCCCGCACCCGGGGCGCCGGACGCTGGTGGTCAGCGACGCCGTGTTCTCCGTGGACGGCGACGCGGCGCCGCTGACGGAGCTGGCCGCCGTCTGCCGCGCGCACGGCGCGGCGCTGCTCGCCGACGACGCGCACGGGCTGGGCGTGCTCGGCGAGGGCGGCCGGGGCACCCTGGCGGCGGCGGGCCTGGCGGGCGCGGCCGGAGTCGTGGCCACCCTCACGCTCTCCAAGTCCCTGGGCAGCCAGGGTGGCGCGATCCTCGGCCCGGCCCGGGTCATCGACCATCTCGTCAACGCCGCCCGGACGTTCATCTTCGACACCGGTCTCGCGCCGGCCGCCGTGGGCGGCGCCCTGGCCGCGCTGCGGCTGCTGCGCCGGGAACCGGCCAGGGCGGACCGGGCGCGCGAGGTCGCGGGCGAGCTGCACCGGCGGCTGACCGGCGCGGGCCTGACCGCCGTACGGCCCGACGCCGCCGTCGTCTCCGTACGGGCACCGTCGCCGGAGGCGGCCGTACGCTGGGCGGCCGACTGCCGTACGGCGGGGCTCGCCGTGGGGTGTTTCCGGCCGCCCTCGGTGCCGGACGGGGTGTCCCGGATCAGGCTGACCGCGCGGGCCGACCTGACGGAGCGGCAGATCGGCGCGGCGGTCCGTACGGTCGTGGCGGCGGCCCCGGAGCCGGATCAGTGA
- a CDS encoding adenosylmethionine--8-amino-7-oxononanoate transaminase, producing MPEPVLGTGELLDLDRAHVWHPYGPMPGRVDPLIVESAAGVRLRLAEPAHGQDELVDGMASWWSAIHGYRHPVLDEAARGQLDRMSHVMFGGLTHEPAVRLAARLVEITPEPLRHVFLADSGSVSVEVAVKMCLQYWRSRGRPAKQRLLTWRGGYHGDTWQPMSVCDPEGGMHGLWAGVLPRQIFADAPPAAYDETYADGLRALIARHADELAAVIVEPVVQGAGGMRFHSPAYLRVLREACDAHGVLLVFDEIATGFGRTGTLFAAGQGGVSPDVMCVGKALTGGYLTMAATLCTAEVAEGISRGEVPVLAHGPTFMGNPLAAAVALASIDLLLGQDWAAEVKRIGAGLGDGLAEAAELPGVREVRTLGAIGVVQLDHDVDMAAATRAAVREGVWLRPFRDLVYTMPPYVTGDADVARICRAVVAAAREG from the coding sequence ATGCCTGAGCCGGTCCTCGGCACCGGCGAGCTGCTGGATCTGGACCGGGCGCATGTGTGGCATCCGTACGGTCCGATGCCGGGGCGGGTCGATCCGCTGATCGTGGAGTCCGCGGCCGGGGTACGGCTGCGGCTGGCCGAACCCGCCCACGGGCAGGACGAGCTGGTCGACGGCATGGCGTCGTGGTGGTCGGCGATCCACGGCTACCGCCACCCGGTGCTCGACGAGGCGGCGCGCGGCCAGCTGGACCGGATGAGCCATGTGATGTTCGGCGGGCTCACCCACGAGCCCGCCGTACGGCTCGCCGCCCGGCTCGTCGAGATCACCCCGGAGCCTCTGCGCCATGTCTTTCTCGCCGACTCGGGCTCCGTGTCGGTCGAGGTCGCGGTGAAGATGTGCCTCCAGTACTGGCGTTCGCGCGGCCGGCCGGCCAAGCAGCGGCTGCTCACCTGGCGCGGCGGCTACCACGGTGACACCTGGCAGCCCATGTCGGTGTGCGATCCCGAGGGCGGGATGCACGGTCTGTGGGCGGGGGTGCTGCCGCGCCAGATCTTCGCGGACGCGCCGCCCGCCGCGTACGACGAGACGTACGCGGACGGGCTGCGCGCGCTGATCGCCCGGCACGCGGACGAGCTGGCGGCCGTCATCGTGGAGCCGGTGGTGCAGGGCGCGGGCGGGATGCGGTTCCACTCCCCCGCGTATCTGCGGGTGCTGCGCGAGGCGTGCGACGCGCACGGGGTGCTGCTGGTCTTCGACGAGATCGCCACCGGCTTCGGCCGGACCGGCACGCTCTTCGCCGCCGGGCAGGGCGGGGTCTCGCCCGATGTGATGTGTGTGGGCAAGGCGCTGACCGGCGGATATCTCACCATGGCGGCGACGTTGTGCACGGCGGAGGTGGCCGAGGGCATCTCGCGCGGCGAGGTGCCGGTGCTGGCGCACGGGCCGACGTTCATGGGCAATCCGCTGGCGGCGGCGGTCGCGCTCGCCTCGATCGATCTGCTGCTCGGCCAGGACTGGGCGGCGGAGGTCAAGCGGATCGGCGCGGGGCTCGGGGACGGGCTCGCCGAGGCGGCGGAGCTGCCCGGGGTACGGGAGGTACGGACGCTGGGCGCCATCGGGGTCGTCCAGCTGGACCACGACGTGGACATGGCCGCGGCGACGCGGGCGGCGGTGCGCGAGGGGGTGTGGCTGCGGCCGTTCCGCGACCTCGTGTACACGATGCCGCCCTATGTGACGGGCGACGCGGACGTCGCCAGGATCTGCCGCGCGGTGGTCGCGGCGGCGCGGGAGGGCTGA
- a CDS encoding urease subunit alpha, producing MTEPTEGFPAAPLTLSRARYADLFGPTTGDRIRLADTALLVEIEEDRSGGPGLAGDEAVFGGGKVIRESMGQSRTTRAEGAPDTVITGAVIIDHWGIVKADVGIRDGRITGIGKAGNPDTMDGVHPDLVIGPETEIIAGNGRILTAGAVDAHVHFISPTIVDQALSSGVTTLVGGGTGPAEGTKATTITPGSWHLARMFEALETFPVNIGLLGKGNTMSRDAMHAQLRHGALGFKIHEDWGATPAVIDACLRVCEESGAQLAIHTDTLNEAGFVGDTLAAVAGRTLHAYHTEGAGGGHAPDIITVVSEPYILPSSTNPTRPHTVNTIEEHLDMLMVCHHLNPSVPEDLAFAESRIRPSTIAAEDILHDLGAISIISSDAQAMGRVGEVIMRTWQTAHVMKKRRGALPGDGRADNHRARRYIAKYTINPAVAQGLDGEIGSVESGKLADLVLWDPAFFGVKPLLVVKGGQIAYAQMGDANASIPTPQPVMPRPMFGALGRAAAAGSLNFVSEAAIEDALPERLGLAKKFVPIRSTRRLTKADMRENDALPRVEVDADTFTVTIDGDPVEPAPAAELPLAQRYFLF from the coding sequence ATGACTGAACCGACCGAAGGCTTCCCGGCCGCGCCGCTGACGCTCTCCCGCGCGCGGTACGCCGATCTCTTCGGCCCCACCACCGGTGACCGGATCCGGCTCGCGGACACCGCCCTGCTCGTCGAGATCGAGGAGGACCGCTCCGGCGGCCCCGGACTCGCCGGGGACGAGGCGGTGTTCGGCGGCGGCAAGGTGATCCGCGAGTCGATGGGACAGTCCCGTACGACCCGCGCCGAGGGCGCGCCCGACACCGTGATCACCGGCGCCGTGATCATCGACCACTGGGGCATCGTCAAGGCCGATGTCGGGATCAGGGACGGCCGGATCACCGGCATCGGCAAGGCCGGCAACCCCGACACCATGGACGGGGTCCATCCCGACCTGGTGATCGGGCCCGAGACCGAGATCATCGCGGGCAACGGACGGATCCTCACCGCGGGCGCCGTCGACGCCCATGTCCACTTCATCTCGCCGACCATCGTCGACCAGGCCCTGTCGTCCGGTGTCACCACCCTCGTCGGCGGGGGCACCGGACCGGCGGAGGGCACGAAGGCCACCACCATCACCCCGGGCTCCTGGCACCTCGCCCGGATGTTCGAGGCGCTGGAGACCTTCCCCGTCAATATCGGGCTGCTCGGCAAGGGCAACACGATGTCGCGCGACGCGATGCACGCCCAACTCCGCCACGGCGCACTCGGGTTCAAGATCCATGAGGACTGGGGCGCCACTCCCGCCGTCATCGACGCCTGTCTGCGGGTCTGCGAGGAGAGCGGCGCCCAGCTCGCCATCCACACCGACACACTGAACGAGGCCGGTTTCGTCGGTGACACCCTCGCCGCCGTCGCCGGGCGCACCCTGCACGCGTACCACACCGAGGGCGCGGGCGGCGGCCACGCGCCGGACATCATCACGGTCGTCTCCGAGCCGTACATCCTGCCCAGCTCCACCAACCCGACCCGGCCGCACACCGTCAACACCATCGAGGAACACCTCGACATGCTGATGGTGTGCCACCACCTCAACCCGTCCGTGCCCGAGGATCTCGCCTTCGCGGAGTCCCGGATCCGGCCCTCCACCATCGCGGCCGAGGACATCCTGCACGACCTCGGCGCCATCTCGATCATCTCCTCGGACGCCCAGGCCATGGGGCGGGTCGGTGAGGTCATCATGCGGACCTGGCAGACCGCGCACGTGATGAAGAAGCGCCGGGGCGCCCTGCCGGGCGACGGCCGCGCGGACAACCACCGGGCCCGCCGCTACATCGCCAAATACACCATCAACCCCGCCGTCGCCCAGGGGCTCGACGGGGAGATCGGCTCCGTGGAGAGCGGCAAGCTCGCGGATCTGGTGCTCTGGGACCCGGCGTTCTTCGGCGTCAAGCCGCTGCTCGTCGTCAAGGGCGGCCAGATCGCCTATGCGCAGATGGGCGACGCCAACGCCTCCATCCCCACCCCCCAGCCGGTCATGCCGCGGCCGATGTTCGGCGCGCTCGGCCGGGCCGCCGCCGCCGGATCCCTCAACTTCGTCTCCGAGGCGGCCATCGAGGACGCGCTGCCCGAACGCCTCGGCCTCGCCAAGAAGTTCGTACCCATCCGCAGCACCCGGCGGCTCACCAAGGCGGACATGCGGGAGAACGACGCGCTGCCCCGCGTCGAGGTCGACGCCGACACCTTCACGGTGACGATCGACGGCGACCCGGTCGAGCCCGCGCCCGCCGCCGAACTCCCGCTGGCCCAGCGGTACTTCCTCTTCTGA
- a CDS encoding urease subunit gamma, giving the protein MQLTPHERERLLIHVAADVAARRRARGLRLNHPEAVALITAHLLEGARDGRTVAELMVSGRAVLGRDDVMEGIPEMIHDVQVEATFPDGTKLVTVHDPIV; this is encoded by the coding sequence GTGCAACTGACACCGCACGAGCGGGAACGTCTGCTCATCCATGTGGCCGCGGACGTGGCCGCCCGGCGCCGGGCGCGTGGGCTGCGGCTCAACCACCCCGAGGCCGTCGCCCTGATCACCGCGCATCTGCTCGAAGGCGCCAGGGACGGCCGTACGGTCGCCGAACTCATGGTGTCGGGGCGTGCGGTGCTCGGCCGTGACGACGTCATGGAGGGCATCCCCGAGATGATCCACGACGTGCAGGTGGAGGCCACCTTCCCGGACGGCACCAAGCTCGTCACCGTCCACGATCCGATCGTCTGA
- a CDS encoding ATP-dependent Clp protease proteolytic subunit: MNRPSARHVLPEFTERTTNGSRTLDPYSKLFEDRIIFLGTPVDETAANDVIAQFVHLEYDAPDRDIRVYINSPGGSISALTAIYDTMQLVRCEVETTCLGQAASTAAVLLAAGTPGKRMALPGARFVLQQPATEETVMGQPSDLAIHAEELLRQRELLASMLVRHTGQSPETIAASIDRDTVFDAPAAKAFGLIDHVIESRKTSALRSR; encoded by the coding sequence ATGAACCGCCCTTCCGCCCGCCATGTCCTGCCCGAGTTCACCGAGCGGACCACCAACGGGAGCCGGACCCTCGATCCGTACTCCAAGCTCTTCGAGGACCGGATCATCTTTCTCGGCACCCCCGTCGACGAGACCGCGGCCAACGACGTGATCGCCCAGTTCGTCCATCTCGAATACGACGCGCCCGACCGCGACATCCGCGTCTACATCAACTCGCCCGGCGGTTCGATCAGCGCCCTGACCGCGATCTACGACACCATGCAGCTCGTCCGCTGCGAAGTGGAGACGACCTGTCTAGGCCAGGCCGCCTCGACCGCCGCCGTTCTGCTGGCCGCCGGGACGCCGGGCAAGCGGATGGCGCTGCCGGGGGCCCGGTTCGTCCTCCAGCAGCCGGCCACCGAGGAGACGGTCATGGGCCAGCCGTCCGATCTGGCGATCCACGCCGAGGAGTTGCTGCGGCAGCGGGAGCTGCTCGCGTCGATGCTCGTCCGGCACACCGGACAGAGCCCGGAGACGATCGCCGCGAGCATCGACCGCGACACGGTCTTCGACGCTCCCGCGGCGAAAGCGTTCGGACTGATCGATCACGTGATCGAGAGCCGGAAGACCTCGGCGCTCCGGAGCCGATGA
- a CDS encoding type II toxin-antitoxin system Phd/YefM family antitoxin gives MAYEIPVTQARAELADLINRVVYGGERVVVTRHGKPLVALVSAADLERLEAGADTAPEEEQVISSVSALGSAPSSAGGAGERRRFGIAAEHAPDV, from the coding sequence ATGGCCTACGAGATTCCGGTGACGCAAGCCCGGGCAGAGCTAGCCGATCTGATCAATCGCGTCGTCTACGGCGGCGAGCGCGTCGTCGTGACCCGGCACGGCAAGCCGCTCGTCGCGCTGGTCTCCGCCGCCGACCTGGAGCGGCTGGAGGCGGGGGCGGACACGGCGCCGGAGGAGGAGCAGGTGATCAGCTCCGTCTCGGCGCTCGGCTCGGCGCCGTCCTCGGCCGGGGGCGCGGGCGAGCGGCGGCGCTTCGGCATCGCGGCCGAGCACGCGCCCGACGTATGA
- a CDS encoding ATP-binding protein, with the protein MADHQEASITLPSDPASVPTARRYVEDLLTGWGLPGEAETADTVRLIVSELATNAVQHTFGQSPTFTVEVRLEREERLRVGVTDSHPRWPQRLPAAVQQDNGRGMVIIRSLTAECGGRLSITPTAEGGKTVWIALPWTVPADRSCRN; encoded by the coding sequence ATGGCAGACCATCAGGAAGCATCCATCACACTGCCGAGCGATCCCGCGTCGGTACCCACGGCGCGAAGATATGTGGAGGATCTGCTGACCGGGTGGGGGCTGCCCGGCGAAGCGGAGACCGCCGACACGGTCCGGCTGATCGTCTCGGAACTGGCGACCAACGCCGTGCAGCACACCTTCGGCCAGTCGCCCACGTTCACCGTGGAGGTCCGGCTGGAGCGCGAGGAGCGGCTGCGCGTCGGGGTCACCGACAGCCATCCGCGCTGGCCGCAACGGCTGCCGGCGGCCGTGCAGCAGGACAACGGCCGGGGCATGGTGATCATCCGCTCGCTGACCGCCGAGTGCGGCGGGCGGCTCTCCATCACCCCGACGGCGGAGGGGGGCAAGACCGTCTGGATCGCGCTGCCCTGGACCGTACCGGCCGACCGGAGCTGCCGGAACTGA